A single genomic interval of Camelina sativa cultivar DH55 chromosome 11, Cs, whole genome shotgun sequence harbors:
- the LOC104727928 gene encoding serine/threonine-protein kinase STY8-like, protein MHVRTPPEVPEYEINPNELDFTQSKEITKGTYCMAMWRGIQVAVKKLDDEVLSDDDQVRKFHDELALLQRLRHPNIVQFLGAVTQSNPMMIVTEYLPRGDLRELLKRKGQLKPANAVRYALDIARGMSYLHEIKGDPIIHRDLEPSNILRDDTGHLKVADFGVSKLVTVKEDKPFTCQDTSCRYIAPEVFTSEEYDTKADVFSFALIVQEMIEGCMPFAEKDDSEASDAYAGKARPLFKAPSKQYPHGLKTLIEECWHEKPAKRPTFREIIKRLESILHHMGHKRQWRMRPLTCFQNFEHKKKHNWDLSSHDGSSSGSHL, encoded by the exons ATGCACGTGAGGACTCCTCCTGAAGTCCCTGAGTATGAAATCAATCCTAATGAGCTTGATTTCACTCAAAGCAAAGAGAtaacaaag GGAACTTACTGTATGGCAATGTGGCGTGGCATTCAAGTTGCGGTGAAAAAGCTCGATGATGAAGTTTTGAGCGATGATGATCAAGT GAGGAAATTTCACGATGAGCTTGCATTGCTCCAAAGGCTTAGGCATCCAAACATTGTGCAGTTTCTTGGTGCTGTTACTCAAAGTAATCCTATGATGATTGTGACTGAATACTTGCCCAGG GGAGATTTGCGTGAATTGctaaaaagaaaaggacaatTGAAACCAGCTAATGCTGTTAGATATGCCCTTGATATTGCAAG GGGAATGAGCTATCTTCACGAGATCAAAGGTGACCCAATAATCCACCGTGATCTTGAACCTTC AAACATTTTACGGGATGATACAGGGCATCTGAAAGTTGCAGACTTTGGAGTAAGTAAGCTTGTTACTGTTAAAGAAGACAAGCCTTTCACATGTCAAGACACTTCTT GTCGATATATTGCCCCAGAGGTTTTCACTAGTGAAGAATACGATACAAAAGCTGATGTTTTCTCATTTGCATTGATTGTTCAAGAG ATGATCGAAGGCTGTATGCCGTTTGCTGAAAAGGATGACAGTGAAGCTTCTGATGCTTATGCTGGAAAAGCCCGGCCATTATTTAAAGCTCCATCAAAGCAGTACCCACATGGTCTTAAAAC GTTGATAGAAGAATGCTGGCATGAGAAACCTGCAAAACGACCAACTTTCAGAGAGATCATTAAACGGCTAGAGTCCATTCTTCACCACATGGGTCACAAGCGACAATGGAGG atGAGGCCATTGACATGCTTTCAGAACTTCGAGCACAAGAAGAAACATAATTGGGATTTGAGCAGCCATGACGGCTCATCATCCGGTTCACATTTGTGA